The following proteins come from a genomic window of Chionomys nivalis chromosome 9, mChiNiv1.1, whole genome shotgun sequence:
- the Dut gene encoding deoxyuridine 5'-triphosphate nucleotidohydrolase, mitochondrial, with the protein MALLCARALLRARLPVRALPPVQSRSRDGADAAAGSVSKRARAEDGSSLRFVRLSEHATAPTRGSARAAGYDLYSAYDYTVAPMEKAVVKTDIQIAVPSGCYGRVAPRSGLAVKHFIDVGAGVIDEDYRGNVGVVLFNFGKEKFEVKKGDRIAQLICERIFYPDLEEVETLDNTERGSGGFGSTGKN; encoded by the exons ATGGCGCTCCTGTGCGCGCGTGCGCTCCTGCGGGCTCGGCTCCCCGTGCGCGCGCTCCCGCCCGTGCAGAGCCGAAGCCGCGACGGAGCCG ACGCGGCCGCCGGCTCGGTCAGCAAGCGGGCTCGGGCCGAGGATGGCTCTTCTCTGCGCTTCGTGCGCCTCTCGGAGCACGCCACGGCTCCCACCCGCGGGTCCGCGCGCGCTGCGGGCTACGACCTGTACAG tGCCTATGATTATACAGTAGCACCCATGGAGAAAGCTGTTGTGAAAACAGACATTCAGATCGCTGTTCCTTCTGGGTGCTATGGAAGAGTAG CTCCACGGTCTGGCTTGGCAGTAAAGCACTTCATAGATGTAGGAg CCGGTGTCATAGACGAGGATTATAGAGGAAATGTTGGTGTCGTGCTGTTTAACTTTGGAAAAGAGAAGTTTGAAG taaaaaaaggTGATCGGATTGCACAGCTCATTTGTGAGCGGATTTTTTATCCAGACTTAGAAGAAGTTGAA ACACTGGATAACACTGAAAGGGGCTCAGGAGGTTTCGGCTCCACTggaaaaaactga